From a region of the Notolabrus celidotus isolate fNotCel1 chromosome 14, fNotCel1.pri, whole genome shotgun sequence genome:
- the LOC117825305 gene encoding U6 snRNA-associated Sm-like protein LSm6, with protein sequence MSLRKQTQSDFLKQIIGRPVVVKLNSGVDYRGVLACLDGYMNIAIEQTEEYVNGQLKNKYGDAFLRGNNVLYISTQKRKV encoded by the coding sequence ATGAGTCTACGAAAGCAAACACAGAGTGACTTCCTGAAGCAGATCATTGGAAGGCCAGTGGTCGTCAAACTGAATTCAGGTGTCGATTATAGAGGTGTCCTGGCCTGCCTGGATGGTTACATGAACATCGCCATAGAGCAGACTGAAGAGTATGTCAATGGACAGCTGAAAAACAAGTATGGAGATGCGTTTCTGAGAGGAAACAATGTTCTGTACATCAGCACCCAGAAGAGGAAAGTGTGA